A single genomic interval of Pyrus communis chromosome 7, drPyrComm1.1, whole genome shotgun sequence harbors:
- the LOC137739989 gene encoding uncharacterized protein: MLQLLYTVIFSEMLLILTLLFKNPLRKLVILALDKMKRGKGPVMVKTVAGTVFAVLMADVFNLVDIKNRTIESGVLKPTDEILMSMKMLEISLMGFFLFLALMTDRLHHYIRELRFLRKAMEAAKRQNQSSQEEKNGSSEQLKTIVQENETLKTKIKTLESEYETNAKKAKVAGSEVEALRKQSEGLLMEYDRLLADNQNLRSQLTSIEQSASHTDGKKNT, encoded by the exons ATGTTGCAGCTGCTGTACACAGTGATTTTCAGCGAAATGCTGCTGATTTTGACCTTGTTGTTCAAGAACCCTCTGAGAAAGCTAGTGATCCTCGCCTTGGATAAGATGAAGCGAGGGAAGGGCCCGGTGATGGTGAAGACGGTCGCTGGGACTGTATTCGCTGTTCTGATGGCCGACGTCTTCAATCTGGTTGACATCAAGAACCGAACCATTGAATCTGGCGTGCTCAAGCCTACGGACGAGATTCTCATGTCCATGAAAATGCTCGAAATTTCTCTTATGG gattttttctgtttcttgctCTGATGACAGATAGATTGCACCATTACATACGAGAACTTCGATTCCTCAGGAAGGCCATGGAGGCTGCGAAAAGACAAAACCAAAGTTCTCAAGAGGAGAAAAACGGAAGTTCAGAGCAACTTAAGACCATAGTACAAGAGAATGAGACATTGAAGACAAAGATCAAGACTCTGGAATCTGAATATGAGACGAATGCAAAGAAGGCAAAGGTGGCGGGAAGTGAGGTAGAGGCCCTAAGAAAGCAATCTGAAGGACTCCTTATGGAATATGACCGCTTGCTGGCAGACAACCAAAACCTCCGCAGTCAGTTAACATCGATTGAACAAAGCGCATCCCACACTGATGGAAAAAAGAACACATAA
- the LOC137738767 gene encoding dirigent protein 22-like, which yields MALNFIAKLLLVLTFAAFSAGATRSQLKETKLTVFFHDFVAGPNTTVIPVAGIAGKLWTFTQFGTVYVTDDPLTATPDLNSAVVGRGQGVYVTSGLDGLNTHVLISIVFTNKKYNGSTLEIQGTSKQFEAVREVSVVSGTGKFRFARGYATFETLLVDAATFYSVERCNVTVEHY from the coding sequence ATGGCATTGAACTTCATAGCAAAGTTGCTATTAGTTCTAACCTTTGCCGCTTTTTCGGCCGGTGCTACAAGAAGTCAGCTCAAAGAAACCAAACTGACCGTGTTCTTCCATGACTTCGTTGCCGGTCCGAATACCACAGTAATCCCAGTTGCAGGTATTGCCGGCAAGCTTTGGACCTTCACTCAGTTCGGAACAGTTTACGTGACTGATGATCCGTTAACCGCAACACCGGATCTAAACTCAGCCGTAGTCGGGCGAGGCCAAGGCGTGTATGTGACATCCGGGCTGGACGGACTCAACACTCATGTGTTGATATCGATTGTGTTCACAAACAAGAAGTACAATGGCAGCACATTAGAGATACAAGGAACCAGTAAGCAGTTCGAGGCGGTTAGGGAGGTTTCGGTGGTCTCCGGTACCGGAAAGTTTCGATTTGCGAGAGGATACGCTACGTTTGAAACGTTGCTTGTGGATGCTGCAACTTTCTATTCGGTTGAGAGATGCAATGTTACAGTGGAACATTACTAG
- the LOC137738709 gene encoding mitogen-activated protein kinase kinase kinase 18-like has product MEWTRGCTIGQGSTATVSLATSRRSGDKFAVKSAEMFHSKFLQREQKIFSVLSSPHIVSYMGHDVTSENNKLVYNLLMEYVPGGTIIDAIRSSGGLVDESIIRNYTRGMVKGLDYLHSLGLVHCDIKGRNILVGENGPKIADFGCARWANPAGASVATIGGTPMFMAPEVARGEEQGFACDVWALGCTIIEMATGGSAPWPNAADPVTVLYQIAYSNELPEIPSFLSDQAKHFLEKCLRRDPTERWTASQLLKHSFLGEEEEEKVLISFSSSTKQVQGSTSFSPTSILDQDIWNSFGESETSSSLDRNPSFENSSDDQRIRRLSLFSGDPGWSWDDETWITVRGNDCDESNSIADDDEAVGSEEDLDLNFLDCNNLSCRINVDILEACKNGRSNSSSVGLSNLLLERDRLDSDNLLHPSVSSFW; this is encoded by the coding sequence ATGGAATGGACAAGAGGCTGCACCATTGGCCAAGGCTCAACAGCCACCGTCTCCTTAGCCACTTCTCGCCGCTCCGGCGACAAGTTTGCCGTCAAGTCCGCTGAAATGTTCCATTCCAAGTTCTTGCAAAGGGAGCAGAAAATTTTCTCTGTTTTGAGCAGTCCACATATAGTAAGCTACATGGGGCATGACGTTACTAGTGAGAACAACAAGCTCGTGTACAATCTTCTCATGGAGTATGTGCCCGGCGGCACGATCATCGATGCAATTCGCAGCAGCGGAGGCCTAGTTGACGAATCAATAATCAGAAACTACACGAGGGGAATGGTGAAAGGGCTAGACTACTTGCATTCCCTTGGGTTGGTACATTGTGACATAAAAGGCAGGAACATCTTGGTTGGTGAAAACGGTCCAAAAATTGCAGATTTTGGATGTGCTAGGTGGGCTAATCCGGCAGGAGCTTCCGTCGCCACAATTGGGGGCACGCCAATGTTTATGGCGCCGGAGGTGGCACGCGGAGAAGAGCAGGGGTTCGCGTGCGACGTATGGGCTCTCGGGTGTACAATTATCGAAATGGCTACCGGAGGATCAGCGCCGTGGCCTAATGCAGCTGACCCAGTAACTGTTCTTTATCAAATTGCATACTCTAATGAGTTGCCTGAGATTCCAAGCTTCCTCTCAGATCAAGCAAAGCACTTTTTGGAAAAGTGCTTACGGAGGGACCCAACGGAGCGTTGGACGGCTAGTCAGCTTCTAAAGCATTCATTTCttggggaggaagaagaagaaaaagttttaattagtttttctagCAGTACAAAACAAGTTCAAGGATCCACTTCATTTTCTCCAACAAGTATTCTCGATCAAGATATATGGAATTCTTTTGGGGAATCAGAGACTTCGAGCAGCCTTGATCGAAACCCGAGTTTCGAAAACTCCTCCGATGATCAGAGGATCAGGCGGCTGTCATTGTTTTCGGGGGACCCCGGGTGGAGTTGGGATGATGAAACTTGGATCACTGTTAGAGGGAATGATTGTGATGAAAGCAACAGTATCGCGGATGATGATGAAGCTGTAGGTAGTGAGGAGGATTTGGATTTAAATTTCTTAGATTGCAATAATCTTAGTTGTAGAATTAATGTGGATATTTTAGAGGCCTGCAAAAATGGTAGGAGTAATAGTAGTAGTGTAGGTTTGAGCAATCTCCTTCTTGAGAGGGACAGACTCGACAGCGACAATTTGTTGCATCCTTCAGTTTCAAGCTTTTGGTAA
- the LOC137739408 gene encoding aspartic proteinase A1-like codes for MGTEFRAGLVTSFLFLLLSHVVISTPNDGLVRIGLKKMKIDQTCHLNRRSNGTPGGTIRKYHLRSNLGESEDTDIVALKNYMDAQYFGEIGIGTPAQKFTVIFDTGSSNLWVPSAKCYFSVACYLHPKYKSSQSSTYTKNGKSAAIQYGTGAISGFFSQDHVQVGDLVVQDQDFIEATKEPGITFVAAKFDGILGLGFQEISVGDAVPVWYNLVNQGLVKEPVFSFWLNRNTEGEEGGEIVFGGVDSSHFKGEHTYVPVTQKGYWQFDIGDVLIGGESSGYCASGCSAIADSGTSLLAGPTTVITQINHAIGASGVVSQECKIVVEQYGKTIIEMLVAKAQPQKICSQIGFCTFDGTRGVSTGIESMVDQKQEKKSDGVHDATCAACEMAVVWMQNKLMKNQTEEQILDYVNQLCERLPSPSGESVVECDALSSLPSVSFTFGGKVFDLAPEQYVLKVGEGVAAQCISGFIALDIAPPRGPLWILGDVFMGKYHTVFDYGNLSVGFAEAA; via the exons ATGGGTACTGAATTTAGAGCTGGTTTGGTCACTTCCTTTCTGTTTCTGCTTCTTTCCCATGTGGTGATTTCCACACCCAATGATGGGTTGGTCAGAATTGGActgaaaaagatgaaaatagATCAAACTTGTCATCTGAATAGAAGAAGTAATGGAACGCCGGGAGGTACGATTAGGAAGTATCATTTACGCAGTAATCTTGGGGAGTCTGAGGACACTGATATCGTTGCACTAAAGAACTATATGGATGCTCAGTATTTTGGTGAGATTGGTATTGGAACTCCTGCTCAGAAGTTCACTGTGATATTTGACACCGGAAGTTCTAATCTTTGGGTGCCCTCAGCGAAGTGTTATTTCTCG GTTGCTTGCTATTTACATCCCAAGTACAAGTCTAGCCAGTCAAGTACATACACGAAGAATG GCAAATCTGCGGCAATCCAGTATGGCACtggtgcaatttcaggtttctTCAGCCAGGACCATGTCCAAGTTGGCGATCTTGTTGTCCAGGATCAG GACTTTATTGAGGCAACCAAAGAGCCTGGCATCACGTTCGTGGCTGCTAAGTTTGATGGTATTCTTGGACTTGGTTTCCAAGAGATCTCAGTCGGAGATGCTGTTCCTGTCTG GTATAATTTGGTCAATCAAGGTCTAGTTAAAGAACCAGTTTTCTCATTTTGGTTAAATCGCAATACTGAAGGGGAAGAAGGGGGTGAGATTGTCTTTGGTGGGGTTGATTCTAGTCATTTCAAGGGTGAGCATACTTATGTTCCCGTGACTCAAAAAGGCTACTGGCAG TTTGATATAGGTGATGTCTTAATTGGTGGTGAATCATCTG GATATTGTGCAAGTGGTTGTTCAGCAATTGCGGATTCAGGAACCTCCCTATTGGCTGGGCCAACG ACTGTTATAACTCAAATCAATCATGCCATCGGAGCCTCTGGTGTTGTAAGCCAGGAATGTAAGATAGTGGTTGAACAGTATGGGAAAACCATTATAGAAATGTTGGTAGCCAAG GCACAACCCCAAAAGATCTGCTCTCAAATTGGTTTCTGTACTTTTGACGGAACTCGTGGTGTGAG CACGGGGATTGAAAGTATGGTGGatcagaaacaagaaaagaaatctgATGGCGTGCATGATGCTACATGTGCTGCTTGTGAGATGGCAGTGGTGTGGATGCAGAATAAGCTAATGAAAAATCAGACAGAGGAGCAGATCTTGGATTATGTCAATCAG CTCTGTGAACGACTTCCCAGTCCCAGTGGAGAATCAGTAGTAGAGTGTGATGCTCTATCTTCATTGCCCAGTGTCTCATTTACCTTTGGTGGTAAAGTATTTGACCTTGCTCCAGAACAG TACGTTCTCAAAGTTGGGGAGGGAGTCGCAGCTCAATGCATCAGCGGATTCATAGCTTTAGACATCGCACCTCCTCGTGGACCACTGTG GATTTTGGGAGACGTTTTCATGGGTAAGTATCACACCGTGTTCGACTACGGAAACTTGTCAGTTGGATTTGCAGAAGCAGCTTAG
- the LOC137740977 gene encoding probable WRKY transcription factor 31, producing MAKGSGLSIDSDPYSFSLHHPIVLNSFQEDQYNHHLPPLSTTKKQLHHHHSSLMLMDNSTAIRRRSPTPPPPTTIQFAVNLNRSHDDDVQHSLDSPPPSNEQRKVIDERDFFADSKNHLEKSVGSDDPADKMDLHGPTDMEFNVNTGLNLLLTNTSSDHSVAEDGIPSTIEDRRAKSELAVLQAELQRINVENQRLRGMLNQVTTNYNALQVQLLNLMQSQKADQNSSGAEGHRVAVEEKKLMNGNGSSLVVPRQFMDLGLAAKNGDADEHSQSSSDERSRGERSGSLGDNVKAAGHSDDQGMGFDHEKKDFGRRIGREESPDQPSQSWGPNKVPRLSSPKEVDQTEATMRKARVSVRARSEAPMITDGCQWRKYGQKMAKGNPCPRAYYRCTMAAGCPVRKQVQRCAEDRTILITTYEGNHNHPLPPAAMAMASTTSSAARMLLSGAMPSADSLIDSNFLSRTILPYSTSMATISASAPFPTVTLDLTQSPNPLQQFQRPPGQFNIPFPNPNQNFTSGPSSLLPQIFSQALYNQSKFSGLQMSQDTDRAAVQLGHQSQPGQQQGSLADLTAVTAAIAADPNFTAALAAAITSIIGNAHPNNNVANPATNSNNNNANVTKQQQ from the exons ATGGCCAAAGGAAGTGGACTCTCCATTGATTCAGATCCATATTCCTTCTCTCTCCACCACCCTATAGTCCTCAACTCCTTCCAGGAAGATCAATATAACCACCACCTCCCACCACTCTCCACCACCAAAAAACAACTTCACCACCACCACTCATCACTCATGCTCATGGACAACTCGACCGCTATTCGCCGCCGATCTCCCACGCCCCCTCCTCCCACGACTATCCAGTTCGCAGTCAACCTCAACCGCTCCCACGACGACGATGTTCAGCACTCTCTTGACTCACCACCACCCTCCAACGAGCAACGCAAAGTCATCGACGAGCGGGACTTCTTCGCCGATAGCAAGAACCACCTCGAAAAGTCCGTCGGCTCCGACGACCCTGCCGATAAAATGGACTTACATGGCCCCACAGACATGGAATTCAACGTAAAT ACTGGTTTGAATCTTCTGCTTACAAACACTAGTTCTGACCATTCAGTGGCGGAAGATGGTATTCCATCAACCATAGAGGATAGAAGAGCTAAAAGTGAG CTCGCTGTTCTTCAAGCTGAGCTCCAGCGGATAAACGTGGAGAATCAACGGTTGAGGGGGATGCTTAATCAGGTGACCACCAATTACAATGCTCTTCAGGTGCAGTTGCTGAATTTGATGCAAAGCCAGAAGGCTGATCAGAACAGTAGTGGTGCCGAAGGCCATCGAGTGGCGGTGGAAGAAAAGAAGCTTATGAATGGAAATGGATCATCACTAGTGGTGCCGAGGCAGTTCATGGATCTTGGGTTGGCTGCTAAAAATGGTGATGCTGATGAGCATTCACAGTCTTCGTCTGATGAACGAAGTCGTGGAGAACGGTCCGGCTCGCTTGGAGATAATGTGAAGGCTGCAGGGCACAGTGATGACCAAGGGATGGGTTTTGATCACGAAAAGAAGGATTTCGGGAGACGAATTGGGAGAGAAGAGAGCCCAGATCAGCCGTCACAGAGTTGGGGGCCTAACAAAGTTCCGAGGCTCAGTTCTCCGAAAGAGGTTGATCAAACTGAGGCTACAATGAGGAAGGCTCGGGTCTCGGTTAGAGCTCGATCCGAGGCGCCTATG ATCACTGATGGATGTCAATGGCGAAAGTATGGGCAAAAGATGGCAAAAGGAAACCCTTGTCCTCGTGCTTATTATCGATGCACCATGGCTGCTGGTTGCCCCGTTCGAAAACAA GTACAAAGATGTGCAGAAGATAGGACAATCCTAATCACTACATATGAAGGCAATCACAACCACCCATTGCCTCCGGCAGCAATGGCAATGGCATCGACTACATCATCCGCGGCGCGGATGTTGCTCTCAGGGGCTATGCCGAGTGCCGACAGCCTAATAGACTCAAACTTCCTCAGCAGGACAATCCTCCCATACTCCACTAGCATGGCCACCATCTCCGCCTCAGCGCCATTCCCTACTGTTACATTGGACTTAACACAGTCACCGAACCCTTTACAACAATTCCAAAGGCCACCAGGCCAATTCAACATTCCATTCCCAAACCCTAATCAGAATTTCACCAGTGGCCCTTCCTCATTGCTGCCTCAAATTTTTAGTCAGGCGCTATACAACCAGTCCAAATTCTCTGGCCTCCAAATGTCACAGGATACAGACCGTGCGGCCGTCCAATTAGGTCACCAGTCGCAACCCGGACAGCAGCAGGGCTCACTGGCCGATCTTACTGCCGTCACCGCTGCCATTGCAGCTGATCCAAACTTCACTGCAGCCCTAGCAGCTGCCATCACCTCTATCATTGGCAATGctcatccaaacaacaatgttgcCAACCCAGCAACCAACTCAAACAACAACAATGCCAATGTCACCAAGCAACAGCAGTAG